A stretch of DNA from Lotus japonicus ecotype B-129 chromosome 4, LjGifu_v1.2:
CTCTTAGTCTTAGACCAAGTGACCAACACATGACCTTTTCTCAACATCTTCGTATTTCCAACATCTTAGACCAATTAATATTATAGGATTTGGTTGCTTGGTCTAAGATTTTTGGCATAGGAAGATATTGAACAAAGGTATGAGATGGTCACTTGGTCTAAGACTAAGAGTCATTGGTGTGTCAATTATTTCTCTGAATTTGGTAAAGTAGGGGAGAAGGGAGAAATGTGGGGATTCTTGCAGGCAATGAGAGTGTTTGGGAATGGAATGTGGAGAATGAAAAATATGTTATGGTTCTGTGAAATAGCATGAGAAGGACTAGTGAATGAGAGTGACTAGAAGATAACTACTCGGTGTGGAGTTAGAAAGGGAAAAatattggtggtggtggaaggagTGAGTTGTGCAGAAGTAAGGGtaaaagaagaggaaaaagaatATATTGTTGAATGAAAGGTTTAGAGatgaaaaaaactaataaaacaaTCTATATGGCCGACAACGTAAAATTTTAGTTTGGTTACATCTTTAGTCTTCTTCTCTATGCGAATAGGTAAACGAGGTTTTCGTGTTTTAAAATGAGCGATCTAGGTTGTGTGCTAAATTTAGGTCCGAGTCCCAAATCGGTCATGTGGAAAGTTAGGAGTCCGTTTACATATTCGCATAAATATAAGGTTAAATGCGTAGTTAAACCTAAATTCTTTTTACAAAGTTAACCGATTAGATTTGAACCCATGGATGAGGAAGTGAAActgaaaaattgaagaaaacctaaaaaaactgaaattataAGACATGGATCACCTAGTGATCTATGTCCAGATCCCAAGTGTTATTATCACCTTCAACCTTAGTTGCACCAAAAACCAAGatctgagagagagagagaaagtgaaaagagagagaagaggCTATGGAGATTAGAGCTATGTTAACGTTGCTATTCCTCTCTTTCTGCTTCTTCTCCACCAATCTCGTTCCCTCCGCTCTCGCTATCTGGCTCACCTTACCCGTCACCGGCACCAAATGCGTCTCCGAAGAAATCCAGAGCAACGTCGTCGTTTTGGCCGACTATGTCCTCGTTTCTGATGATCATTCCCACAATCCCACCATCGGCGTCAAGGTACCGCCTTTCCCTTTCTTTCGGACACCCTTTTGAGATTTCTTTCGTGGGTCGTTCTTCAATTTGCAAcccctttcatttttttttttcgtagaGATGTGTAGTTACTAAATTTGCGAGTTTTGTGCCCTAGAATATTAATTGTTTGTGGATTTGCTAGTTTGCAGTTTTGGAATATTGTTTATTTGCATTTGAAAGGTGGAATAAATAGTTGTTAGATTTAGCATTGATCTTGTAGAATTTATTGATGAAAGTGACATGCTTTCCATTAATTTAACATTTGACACTTTGTGGTGAGTTTGCATGCCTAATTTATTGGTTGGAAGATCATATTTTGGATCACATTCAGGAGAATGGTAGATTTAGAATTTATAATCCTAATTTCTTTTGATGACCCATAATTTTCTATTGTGATATTTTACATGAATGCATGCTTATCTTGTCTGTGGTGTTATAATAACTAGTAACAACTGTGACATGGATCAGTTGCATGATAACTCCAAATAAATGTCTCTATTCTGCATAGAGATGGGGTTGAATAATTGTGAAAAGCAAGCACTTCATGGAGATGGAGTGCGaatttggatcaacgtttgtaacattgattttggtaaaattgaTTACAGTAAAGTGGGTTGAAAGAAGTGATCTATACTTGGATATATttatgaaaaatgatttttgcTGGGCAATTTTGTTTAAATTCGCTTGTAAAATCTCATAATTGTTTATGTTCAACGCATAAACTACTCTCTTTAGTttcccataattgattctgggtttgaaatcaattctccaaaatgACTCTCAAACATTGATTCTAGCCTCTAGGGTTTCCCAAGAGGCTGGGGAAACCAAACACAGTCGTAGACATTCCACATTTCTATTATAGTTTAATTTCTGTTGTTGAGACCTACTTTATCAAGACATAGCACTGTTTTGATCTTGAATGACAACCATCTTATATCAATTTGTTAAAAAAGGTTCATTGCTTGTCTCTTggtttttaatagtaatatgtTTTCTAGGTGACATCACCAAATGGAAATAATCTTCATCACAAGGAGAACACAACACATGGTAGTTTCGCATTTACAACTCAAGAGACTGGGAACTACCTGGCATGCTTCTGGATGGATGGGCAAAAGCAAGGAGGTGGCGAGGTTAATGTGAACCTTGATTGGAAAATTGGAGTCGCAGCCAAGGATTGGGATTCAGTTGCTAAAAAAGAGAAGATTGAGGTAACATCTTTgtgatatgtatatatatcatttcTTATTTACCTGTTATACAGTAAGTATCGTGTTAGATAAAACTTATGAGTTTTAAGGGGGAATATGAGTATAGGGGGGCGGG
This window harbors:
- the LOC130715272 gene encoding transmembrane emp24 domain-containing protein p24delta4-like translates to MEIRAMLTLLFLSFCFFSTNLVPSALAIWLTLPVTGTKCVSEEIQSNVVVLADYVLVSDDHSHNPTIGVKVTSPNGNNLHHKENTTHGSFAFTTQETGNYLACFWMDGQKQGGGEVNVNLDWKIGVAAKDWDSVAKKEKIEGVELELRKLEGAVEAIHENLLYLKGREAEMRIVSEKTNARVAWFSIMSLGVCIGVSALQLWYLKRFFQKKKLL